The segment TGATGCAGCAATGCGGTTAGCAGCAAACAGCGCATCAAAACCGTTATCGGTCACAATCATGCAGTAGTCGGCGTAGTTGAGGGGTGCAGCAAAGCCACCACACACCACGTCGCCCAAGACATCAAACAAAATCACATCGTATTCATCAAATGCATTCAATTCTTTGAGCAACTTGACGGTTTCGCCCACCACGTAGCCACCACAGCCTGCGCCTGCTGGAGGGCCGCCTGCCTCAACGCAATCGACACCGCCATAGCCCTTGTAAATGACATCTTCGGGCCAAACATCTTCGTAGTGGTAGTCCTTTTCTTGAAGCGTGTCGATGATGGTGGGAATCAAGAAGCCCGTCAGCGTAAAGGTGCTGTCGTGCTTGGGGTCGCAACCAATTTGCAATACTTTTTTGCCCCGTTTTGCCAGAGCAACCGAAATATTACAGCTTGTCGTGGACTTACCAATGCCACCTTTTCCATAAACTGCGAGTTTCATCTTCGGTATCTCCTAATAAAGCCTGAAATGAGCTAAGCCTGAAATGAGCCGCCGTCGATCGCCTAACGACAAGTCACTGAAGGCATTATTGACGAACTTTGGCTGGAAGGGAAGGGGTCAAGAGAATGACTTGGGTCGAAAAACAGACCTGTAGAGAGAATAACTTAGAAAAATAGCTATCAAACCTCAAATACTCTTCTAAAAGCTTAAAAAGACAACTTATCATCTTTATCGTTACTACTTCATGTAAATCAGAACAAAAAGCAAATTATTTACTTTCTTTGTTCAAACTCGGTTTTATCGATCGATCGCATGGAGTAAGGCGTAAATTACTCCTTTATGGCGACTGATTTAGGACAATAGATTTGCCACGGCTTCACCAAGCCTCTAATTCAGAAGGGGCGGCGTTAGCTAAAAACAGGTTTATTACAAATAATGATTTTTTGAATAATTCGTAACTCAGTGCCCTGGTTCTGAAATAATTTCTGAAATTATTTGTGTAAGTATCAGTATGTCAGGCTCGCCAGAGCGTAAACACACTGATAGTTTTCCAAGTTAAAGTGGTAGTGAGTTTGTTTTAATGGTTTTTGAAGAACAGGCGGTGGGAATGCAAGCTGAGATTTCTGGAAAAAAACCAATTCGTTCTCTAGAGGATGCATTGGATCACTGTCAATGTTTAGGAATGCGGCTGAGTAAGCAACGCCGCTTTGTTTTAGAGCTACTGTGGCAGGCACAAGAGCATCTTTCTGCCCGCGAAATTTACAATCGCCTCAACCAGCAGGGCAAAGATATTGGGCACACATCAGTTTATCAAAACTTGGAGGCGCTGTCGGCACAGGGCGTAATTGAATGTGTAGAGCGATCGGATGGTCGGCTGTACGGCAATATTAGTGATCCCCACAGTCACGTCAACTGTCTAGACACGCATCAGATCATGGATGTGCACGTAGAGCTACCCCAAGAAGTCATTCAACTGATTGAGCAACAGACTGGAGTCAAGGTTAGCTACTACACCATTGACTTTTTCGGCTATCGATCGCCCGAAGCCTCAGAGAGTCACTCTACAAAGACTTAAGCTCAACTTCAAAAAGTGAATAATCCAGCCTGTCGAAATCCCTGACTTCTGTGAAGCTAGGGATTTTTTAAGTCAATTTTATTGAGCAATTTTTGTTCCAGTTTCCAGATTTATGGCTAAGCTGTCTAGCCAATGCCTTGAATGTAGACAGGAATCTTCGTGATGCAGCAGTTAACCCTTTCCCTCAAACCGTTAAACGTCCAACGGCAACCTCACGAGGTTCTCATGCTCGGAACTCACAATTCGGAACTCACGATAATGACCTGAAGGGAGCCGTCGCCCTTGCAAGACAAGTTCCTTCATCTAGCCCTGCCTATACTGAAGCCCAGACCGCGATCGCCCATTGGCAAGCCCAGTGGCAGAAAGGCGAAGCAGCAATTAAAATTGCTCGGAAAGCGATACAGCAAAAAAACTGGACTCAAGCTTCTCAGCAAATGGGGGTGCTAGGCGAACTAGAACCTGTCTACTGGCGGTTGCAACGGGCAGATAAGCTATCGCGGCAAATTCTCAATGGCAAGCAAGTCCAGCAAGCTCTCCTAAAGGAACAAAAATTGGAAGCACAAAAAGTAGCGCAGAGTGGGCAGTCTCATGAAGGAGATGGCGCGATCGGCGCGATCGCTGAATAGGCTGCTGAACCCAGTGAATCCCTAAGTGGATCAACGCTACCTTTCCCAGAAGATTCACAGCAGGATTCATATCCCGTTGAGGTAAAATCCCTTGTCCCTGAAACTACTTTTAGGTCAGAGAATAGGGCAGATATTTTCCCGGCTGATGTAGCTCCAGAAAAGTCCTTTGAAGGATATTATGATGAACGCCATTTTGAAAACTCTTACTGAAGATAGGACTCATAAAAGCTCCCACTCTGCCCCGAAAATTGCACTCTTTATCAAACATCTAGGTGGGATTAGTGTGGTAAATCCTTCATTGACACTGATTCTTTGTACTTCTTACCCATACGAATCTAAAGAAATATGTAATCCCTTAACTTTGAGGTCAGTAAATGCGTCTGATATTTAAAAGGTATCAAAAATAGCCCGGATGTCTCCCTCTTATAGATGGGAACATGAGTATAGGATTAATAAACAGAGTGGCCGCATCAGTGTTTTACTTCTGTAATTGAGCAGCTTTAAACGATACGTCAGTGATGGTGCGTAGGGGGTAGTGAGGGGTTGTTATGAAAGAAGAGCAAAATCAGCAGAAACACAATATTGAGCAACGCCGGGACAACGCCCCCAGTTTTGTTCCTCCTAAGCTTCTGTGGGAACAAAATTTTGAACTGGTCAAACGGTTGGAAAAATTGATTGCCGATTGGTATCAATTCGCAGTCCAATCCAGTGCAAAAGCGATTCAGATGCACAAAAGCCTTAGCGAACCTGCCAGCGCAACTTCCAGTGGCTCATTTTCGGGTGGACAACCGTCTTCAGAGGTTGAACTAGAGCTTGAGCCGGAACGCTACACTCCGCCTGCTCGCTTGCCCAGCCCCCCAGAAAATAAGCCTTGGCGCTGGTCATTGGTTTGGCTAGGGATTTTAGGCGCTTTTGGAGGATTAGGAACTGCTGCTTTAGTCTGGCTGACTGCTTTGCCGCCATTACCTAACTGCCAGCAAGTCTCGCAGTTGACTGTAGATGGCGAACGCCTCTACTGCGCTCAGCAGGCTGCCCAAACGGGAGAGTTGCCTAAAATCGTTGCCAGCTTGGAAATGCTGAAGCAGTGGGATCAGGAACATCCTCTCTATACGGAAGCCTCCCGTCTCATTGACGATTGGTCTGCCCAAATTTTGGCAAATGCTCGCATCAAAATGCAGGAGAACGACGCAAAAGGGGCGATCGAGGCAATTAAGCACATTCCCAAAACCAGCCCTGCTTATGCTGAGGGTCAAGAAATCGTTAAGGAATGGCGACAACAGTGGCAAAAGGGCAAAGATGTCTACGGCAAAGCCCAAACTGCAATGAAGCAGCAAAACTGGGATGAAGTATCAGAGCAAATTCTAGTTTTGTCTAAATTTGACCATACCTATTGGAGCACTATTCAAACCAACGTGCTTTCCCAGCAGCTTGGGGTTGAGCGGCAGGCACGTCAACTCTTAATTAAGGCTCAAGCATTCTCTAAGAACAACAGCTATCGCGGTGTTAAAGAAGCGGTGAGCTTGGCGCAAAAGGTACCTCCCAAAACTTATGCAGGAGCCGATGCCAAGGTTAGCCTTACTCAATGGAGCAAGCTCTTACTGACCGCAGGCTTTCGCCAATGGGATAGTGGCGATCGCAGGGGAGCCATCTTGACGCTTCTCCTCGCCCCCGCATCTAACACGGCTCCAGAGGTTCAAGATTTGGTGCGGTTTGGTAATGCCTATAGTTTGGTTAACAGCAGCGAATCTCTTTGGGTGCCTACAGGAGAGCAGATTTGGAACCTGATGGAAGCGATCGCTGCGATTAAACAAGTTAAATCAACCAGCCCTTTCTACCCTCAAGCCCAAGCTTACCTCAAAGCTTGGCAAACCAGTCTTAAGGATGCGGTGCAGGTCAAGTACGCCACGCTGGCGGCAGGGATGGGGCAACATTCCACCCTAAAACTAGCGATCGCCCAAGCTAAGCAGGTGCCACTAGGACATGTTCGCCGGGTTCAGGCACAAACCTTGATTGCTTACTGGGCAGAGGAAGTTGAGCGGATTGAGGACGAGCCCTTTATGGTTCGGGCTAAAGACTTGGCAAAGTCGGGCACGATTCCAGACTTAAAGTTGGCGATCGCCCAAGCCCGCAACATCCAACTCGGTCGCGCCCTCCGTGGACAAGCCCAAGACTGGATTTCCACTTGGCGCGGTCAGATCGAAGTAATTGAAGACCAGCCCATTTTGGCACAAGCCCAAGCTTTCGGACGACAAGGCAAACTGAACGAAGCTATTGATGCTGCTTCTCGAATCAAAGCCAAACGAGCGCTTTACCCCGAAGCCCAAACCGCCATTTTGGGCTGGCGCGCCGAGCAAATTCGGATTATTCAAATTACCCAAGATCAACCTATCCTCAATCAAGCCAGAGCCATGGCATTGAGGGGCAACCTGCAAGGGGCGATCGATATAGCATCACAAATTAGCCCTGGTCGCGCCCTTTACTATGAGGCACAGGGCAGCGTTGGCAGAT is part of the Timaviella obliquedivisa GSE-PSE-MK23-08B genome and harbors:
- the bchL gene encoding ferredoxin:protochlorophyllide reductase (ATP-dependent) iron-sulfur ATP-binding protein, with product MKLAVYGKGGIGKSTTSCNISVALAKRGKKVLQIGCDPKHDSTFTLTGFLIPTIIDTLQEKDYHYEDVWPEDVIYKGYGGVDCVEAGGPPAGAGCGGYVVGETVKLLKELNAFDEYDVILFDVLGDVVCGGFAAPLNYADYCMIVTDNGFDALFAANRIAASVREKARTHPLRLAGLIGNRTSKRDLIDKYIDSVPMPVLEILPLIEDIRVSRVKGKTLFEMAENDPSLNYVCDYYLNIADQILARPEGVVPNDVQDRELFSLLSDFYLNPAPVQTRSEEADLMMV
- a CDS encoding transcriptional repressor, which produces MQAEISGKKPIRSLEDALDHCQCLGMRLSKQRRFVLELLWQAQEHLSAREIYNRLNQQGKDIGHTSVYQNLEALSAQGVIECVERSDGRLYGNISDPHSHVNCLDTHQIMDVHVELPQEVIQLIEQQTGVKVSYYTIDFFGYRSPEASESHSTKT